The Propionispora vibrioides genome includes the window TACCGTCCGGGGAATCGTCGCCGGCCTGGTGCTGATCATCGGCTTTGACCGTTGGCTTGGCTGGTACTATGGACCTATAACCTTGAACGGTCAACTGCTGACTGTCGCCTTCGGTCCGGCAGCCTGGGTGACTTTGGTTTTTTGTTACGCCCTGAATCTGATCTGTCTGGGACTATCGGTCCGCTGGATATACGCTACCCAGGGACTCCGCCGCCAGCAGGCCGTCGTGCTTGCGGTGACGCCGCTATTCAATTTTATCGGCAGCATTCTAAGCTATACCGTGAACCTGCAGATGGTATCGCCGCAAATCGTCGGACAGCTGCTGTCGGCCTGTTACGTAACCTGGGTCTTTTACCGCTGGCGGGTATACAGCATTCTGCCACTGGCGCAGGATACCGTCACCCACGACATGATCGACGGCCTGGTGGTTGTCGATGAAAAAGGCTACATCGTCGATCTCAATCCGGCGGCGCAAGCAATCCTGGCCGGTCTGCCGGCAGCCATAGGCGAACCCTTTCAAAACGTAACAACCGCCTGGCCGGCACTCGCCTGCATCGGGGACGGCGACGAGCCGGAAACACGGGAAGCCTCTCGCCAAGGCGACGCACAGCACTGCTTTTATCAGTTGCGGGCTCTGCCGCTTAAAACACCGCAGGGAAACCCACTCGGCAAAACCATCCTCTTGAAAGACATTACCCGACAAAAACAAGACGAGAAGCGAATGCTGGAAGCGGAAAAGGCCCTATCCATTCTCACCGAACGGGAACGGCTGGGCCGGGAACTGCACGACGGTCAGGGACAGCTATGGAGTTACTTTCATGTGCAGTTGGAAGCCGCCCGGTCACTGCTGGAAAAAAATGATTCCGCTCAGGCCGGAGTACTCCTGAACAAATTAGCCGGCAACATCCAAAACATGCATGTCGATATCCGGGAATCCATCACCGGCCTGCAGCTTGCGGCTAGTGGCGAACAGGGTATCTGGCAGTCCCTGGCTGAATATCTGCAATGGTTTAGGCAAAACTACGAAATTGCCGCAACGCTCACCGTCGACCAGTCATTTATTCCCGGGCTGCTGTCGCCGACCACCGAAGTGCAGCTCTTACGCATTATCCAGGAAGCACTGACCAATATCCGCAAGCACGCTAAAGCACGACAGGTTAATGTCACGATCATGGCAAGCGGCGACTGGGTGGATATCGAAGTAGCCGATGACGGCAATGGCTTTGACCTGCCGGCGGCAGCGGCAAAGAAAGGCAGCTTTGGACTAAAAATTATGCAGGAACGAGCCGCTGAGATCGGCGCGCAGCTTTGCATCAAATCGACGCCGAATGCCGGCACAAAGCTTACCCTGCAAATCCCGGTGACGGACGGAAAGGAAGCATTGTCATGAGAATATTGTTAGTGGACGATCACCCTCTGTTTATGGATGGACTAAAAGACCTCCTGACTGCCAATGACATCGAAGTGACAGGCACAGCCACCAATCTCCGGGACGCGGTTCGCCAAGTCAGAGCCACGCGGCCCGAGGTCATTTTGATGGACGTCCAAATGCCGGGCGGTGACGGAATCGAGGCCACCCGGCTTATCAAAACCGAATTCCCGGAAATCAAAATCGTCATGCTCACCGTCTCGCAGGATGACAAGCATTTATTCGAGGCGATTAAAGCCGGCGCTTCCGGCTATCTGCTAAAAGGCCTCCCCAAGGAACAATTCCTGACCCTGCTGGCCGGTCTGAGTCAGGGAGAATCCCCGCTTTCCCCCGGTCTGGCAGGCAAAGTGCTCGCCGAATTCGCCCGGCTGCAGCAGGAACGGGACCTGGCGAA containing:
- a CDS encoding histidine kinase N-terminal 7TM domain-containing protein → MSSVITFMPVDNLILYLGITAVFEALAVYLLQFRKTPGAMMLVYCQLCKGIWIAAKVFCGISSDLPTKLFWARLTEWMPLLLIYFWFEFIWESSRPQGKTAAIMRYTVRGIVAGLVLIIGFDRWLGWYYGPITLNGQLLTVAFGPAAWVTLVFCYALNLICLGLSVRWIYATQGLRRQQAVVLAVTPLFNFIGSILSYTVNLQMVSPQIVGQLLSACYVTWVFYRWRVYSILPLAQDTVTHDMIDGLVVVDEKGYIVDLNPAAQAILAGLPAAIGEPFQNVTTAWPALACIGDGDEPETREASRQGDAQHCFYQLRALPLKTPQGNPLGKTILLKDITRQKQDEKRMLEAEKALSILTERERLGRELHDGQGQLWSYFHVQLEAARSLLEKNDSAQAGVLLNKLAGNIQNMHVDIRESITGLQLAASGEQGIWQSLAEYLQWFRQNYEIAATLTVDQSFIPGLLSPTTEVQLLRIIQEALTNIRKHAKARQVNVTIMASGDWVDIEVADDGNGFDLPAAAAKKGSFGLKIMQERAAEIGAQLCIKSTPNAGTKLTLQIPVTDGKEALS
- a CDS encoding response regulator transcription factor, whose product is MRILLVDDHPLFMDGLKDLLTANDIEVTGTATNLRDAVRQVRATRPEVILMDVQMPGGDGIEATRLIKTEFPEIKIVMLTVSQDDKHLFEAIKAGASGYLLKGLPKEQFLTLLAGLSQGESPLSPGLAGKVLAEFARLQQERDLANMAAGKTALLSSQQIEILKLVAQGLTYKEIGGMVYLSEATVKYHMGEIMNRLHLENRSQVIAFAAELGLAARREK